A region from the Salvia splendens isolate huo1 chromosome 15, SspV2, whole genome shotgun sequence genome encodes:
- the LOC121767032 gene encoding uncharacterized protein LOC121767032, with amino-acid sequence MECTDKERLACVTFQLTGPADFWWDTKLRTMNPERREALTWEIFKEEVYNKYVPMSYRRAKVVEFHTLKQGNMTVTEYDRALCEMTRYAPELVDTDEKMAEKFYAGLKHEIRVAVASRRGLSYSEILACALDVEEALPKEMTVANTTPVPLQQHNFRDKRKWDGDRTPYDNKRQQPVRNPPQYGGRQSAPYQRGDFRPRSPQCAKCFKNHFGECREKSNKCYTCGGNGHFSRECPSKIMGMGAGQNNQGFCPQVRALQAEPRGYLPAPQQQQQQRRQGLPTQARAYALKGKQSTNQQGNQEQGNLAGMGTLLDMPIIVLFDTGASHSFISASCVNTLELPINRTEQRMSVTSPVGGTIDISQICSNVEFTMGELKLVYNFGNGLVGRESCYHSL; translated from the coding sequence atggagTGCACCGACAAAGAACGCCTCGCTTGTGTGACTTTCCAATTAACGGGGCCCGCAGATTTTTGGTGGGATACCAAGCTAAGGACCATGAACCCTGAACGCCGTGAAGCGCTTACTTGGGAGATATTCAAGGAAGAGGTGTACAATAAGTACGTTCCCATGAGCTATAGGCGAGCAAAGGTAGTTGAATTCCATACTTTGAAGCAAGGGAATATGACGGTGACAGAGTACGACCGTGCACTGTGTGAAATGACTCGATATGCTCCCGAGTTGGTGGATACAGATGAGAAAATGGCAGAAAAGTTCTATGCTGGTCTCAAGCACGAAATAAGAGTAGCAGTGGCAAGTCGCAGAGGACTTTCATATTCTGAGATTTTGGCTTGTGCATTAGATGTGGAAGAAGCGTTGCCTAAGGAGATGACAGTAGCAAATACTACACCAGTGCCACTTCAACAACATAATTTCAGagataagaggaaatgggatgGAGATCGGACTCCATATGATAACAAGAGGCAGCAACCCGTCAGAAACCCACCGCAGTACGGAGGTAGGCAGAGTGCTCCCTATCAGAGGGGTGACTTTCGGCCTAGATCCCCCCAGTGTGCTAAGTGCTTTAAGAACCATTTTGGGGAGTGCAGAGAAAAGAGCAATAAATGTTACACTTGTGGTGGAAATGGCCACTTCTCAAGAGAATGCCCGAGTAAGATTATGGGAATGGGAGCAGgacagaacaatcaagggtTCTGTCCGCAAGTGCGGGCACTACAAGCCGAACCGAGGGGATACTTACCCGCaccacagcagcagcagcagcaacgtcGTCAAGGACTTCCCACTCAGGCAAGGGCATATGCTTTAAAAGGGAAACAGTCGACGAACCAGCAAGGGAATCAagagcaaggaaacttggcaggtatgggcacgcTCCTCGACATGCCtattattgttttgtttgatacgggtgcatcacATTCTTTTATATCAGCATCATGTGTGAATACTTTAGAACTGCCTATCAATAGAACTGAACAGAGAATGAGTGTGACTTCACCCGTAGGAGGAACTATAGATATATCACAAATTTGCTCGAATGTAGAATTTACTATGGGAGAACTTAAGCTAGtatataattttgggaatggattggttggccGAGAATCATGTTACCATTCGCtgtaa